One window from the genome of Anopheles merus strain MAF chromosome 3R, AmerM5.1, whole genome shotgun sequence encodes:
- the LOC121596953 gene encoding tubulin glycylase 3A, which yields MSREDELNSCSSSDSGSSSECRVSCSTSNGSGTGRSSISSSGESTPATSNDSDKASDTSSSSLCSSETDKDNESDADRRNGSQSGSAAHKNGTTAKDETGSCRVGDTDKEAVVATGSSRPTTTATTTIGKVIEGNLGPLTATVKFINPYKNNWINADRLNELRKKVQDATKHHRVFLLRGSFHTVRRALVERGWVEKLDGFRVKAQASTSSSGFILEDLVSQLPERKPGESRKNHIAKCERSIMSRFLEHTPIDFLWTARREKADWLDLTKNSSLIINRFAKAPFTTKEGLCSALHDFHWFYEEGMSETYFPRCYNVWNPEELNEFVDNFRLTASMGLLKWLIERHGTEGGGGGLDAIIADDGNVPSTCITFALTRCKEYLDYCLHNDIDIEEDTKVWDHDWDVFLTHHYLLTHEDNRIQLLKEEREADAIEHYLAEAKSVLEQIKSYWPQYALDGYLNIWIVKPGNKCRGRGIHLMNNIKQIIAMVNPPIVSKTRYVIQKYIERPLIIHNTKFDIRQWFMITSVQPLNIWFYKESYLRFSSQQYNLMNYHESVHLTNHAIQKKYHNAVRDERLPHENMWDCHTFQAYLRQIDKYEMWSERIYPGMQKAIIGSLLACQDNMDRRPNTFELYGADFMITEDFYPWLIEINSSPDLAPSTSVTARLCPQCVEDTIRVVIDRRTDSNAPTGSFELIYKQVIPKTPAYMGLNLQLRGHRITPKSSIKKDRLRMLPLKPVQNVLQVSRLATSAAAASAVKQSASPVIMDLIECMQFRDGKPVDDADLSRHHGLVRGTGPCGVTSATLYKRSNFSHKSQNLRYDFEKKKSYIISKTGELFRRNGTGSGSKYLTDGDTYIDSVEAWERATTSFFQHNFSNTLSSLTVSNARTGSELADEGQSRPAPGGSSSASGGAGKCTIKVTDCDDCSSSSSSSQCNSDSEKRTASVENLSTATAQHTVPASSGGFPTAIRYGTRHTTGGRSSTTTSNNFYTLGFSLRTTARPPKAVGSKQSGHKLHHAQSAEDLPASFAGERTTTTSPLHHRSGTVGGMVEPPSAVSGPTVGSTSGAF from the exons ATGAGCAGGGAAGATGAACTAAATAGCTGTAGCAGCAGTGATAGCGGTTCGAGCAGCGAGTGCCGAGTAAgctgcagcaccagcaacggcAGTGGCACGGGAcgtagcagcatcagcagcagcggcgaaAGCACTCCCGCCACCAGCAATGACAGTGATAAGGCCAGTGATACTAGCAGCAGTAGTTTGTGTAGCAGTGAAACCGACAAGGATAACGAAAGTGATGCGGACAGAAGGAACGGTTCCCAGTCCGGCAGTGCGGCacacaaaaatggcacaaCCGCAAAGGACGAAACGGGCAGCTGTCGGGTTGGCGACACGGATAAGGAGGCGGTGGTCGCGACCGGTAGCAGCAgaccgacgacgacggcaaCGACAACCATCGGGAAAGTTATCGAGGGCAATTTGGGGCCGCTGACAGCGACGGTAAAGTTTATCAATCCGTACAAAAACAACTGGATCAATGCGGATCGATTAAACGAGCTGCGGAAGAAGGTGCAGGACGCGACCAAGCACCACCGCGTCTTTCTGCTGCGCGGCTCTTTCCACACCGTCCGGCGGGCGCTGGTCGAGCGGGGATGGGTCGAAAAGCTGGACGGGTTTCGCGTGAAAGCGCAAGCGTCCACCTCGTCGTCCGGCTTCATACTGGAGGATCTGGTGTCGCAGCTGCCGGAGCGCAAGCCGGGCGAGTCGCGCAAAAACCACATCGCCAAGTGCGAGCGCAGCATCATGTCGCGCTTTCTCGAGCACACGCCGATCGATTTCCTCTGGACGGCGCGGCGCGAGAAGGCGGATTGGCTCGATCTGACGAAAAACTCGTCGCTCATCATTAACCGCTTCGCCAAGGCGCCGTTCACTACGAAGGAAGGCCTCTGCTCGGCGCTGCACGATTTCCATTGGTTCTACGAGGAGGGCATGTCCGAGACCTACTTTCCCCGGTGCTACAACGTCTGGAACCCGGAGGAGTTGAACGAGTTCGTCGACAATTTCCGGCTGACGGCGTCGATGGGCCTGCTCAAGTGGCTCATCGAGCGGCACGGGACCGAGGGCGGGGGAGGCGGCCTCGACGCCATCATCGCAGACGATGGTAACGTGCCGAGCACGTGCATTACCTTTGCACTGACGCGCTGCAAGGAGTACCTGGACTACTGCCTGCACAACGACATCGACATCGAGGAGGACACGAAGGTGTGGGACCACGACTGGGACGTCTTCCTCACGCACCACTATCTGCTCACGCACGAGGACAACCGGATACAGCTGCTGAAGGAGGAGCGGGAAGCGGACGCGATCGAGCACTACCTAGCCGAGGCGAAGTCGGTGCTGGAGCAAATCAAGAGCTACTGGCCGCAGTACGCACTGGACGGGTACCTGAACATCTGGATCGTCAAGCCGGGCAATAAGTGCCGCGGCCGGGGCATCCATCTGATGAACAACATCAAGCAAATCATTGCCATGGTGAACCCACCGATTGTCAGCAAAACGCGCTACGTGATACAGAAGTACATTG AGCGACCACTCATTATTCACAACACCAAGTTTGACATCCGGCAGTGGTTCATGATCACCAGCGTGCAGCCGCTCAACATCTGGTTCTACAAGGAAAGCTATCTACGCTTCAGCTCGCAGCAGTACAATCTGATGAACTACCACGAATCGGTGCACCTGACGAACCATGCGATCCAGAAAAAGTACCACAACGCGGTGCGGGACGAGCGGTTGCCGCACGAGAACATGTGGGACTGCCACACGTTTCAGGCCTACCTCCGGCAGATCGACAAGTACGAGATGTGGTCGGAGCGTATCTACCCCGGCATGCAGAAGGCAATCATTGGGTCGCTGCTGGCCTGCCAGGACAACATGGACCGGCGGCCGAACACGTTCGAGCTTTACGGGGCGGATTTCATGATCACCGAAGACTTCTATCCGTGGCTGATCGAGATCAACTCGAGTCCCGATCTGGCACCGAGCACGAGCGTTACTGCCCGGCTCTGTCCCCAGTGCGTGGAGGACACGATACGAG tggtgATCGATCGGCGGACTGATTCGAACGCGCCGACCGGTTCGTTCGAGCTGATCTACAAACAAGTCATTCCGAAGACGCCCGCCTACATGGGGCTCAATCTACAGCTCCGCGGTCACCGTATCACACCAAAAAGCTCTATCAAGAAGGACCGCTTGCGGATGCTGCCTCTGAAGCCGGTCCAGAATGTGCTGCAGGTGTCCCGACTGGCGACGTCGGCGGCGGCTGCATCCGCTGTGAAACAGTCCGCCTCGCCGGTCATAATGGATCTGATCGAGTGCATGCAGTTCCGGGACGGTAAGCCCGTGGACGACGCCGACTTGTCGCGCCACCATGGGCTGGTGCGGGGGACGGGCCCCTGTGGTGTTACCTCGGCCACACTATACAAGCGGTCCAACTTTTCGCACAAGAGCCAAAACTTGCGGTACGACTTTGAGAAGAAAAAGTCGTACATCATCTCGAAGACGGGCGAGCTGTTCCGGCGGAATGGGACCGGCAGCGGCTCCAAGTACCTGACCGACGGCGACACGTACATAGACAGTGTGGAAGCCTGGGAGCGGGCTACGACTAGCTTCTTCCAGCATAATTTCTCCAACACGCTCAGTTCGCTCACCGTTAGCAACGCGCGAACCGGGTCGGAATTAGCGGACGAAGGACAATCTCGCCCAGCTCCCGGCGGCAGCAGCTCAGCGTCCGGTGGGGCAGGCAAGTGTACCATAAAAGTAACGGACTGCGacgactgcagcagcagcagcagtagcagtcaGTGCAACTCGGACTCGGAAAAGCGTACCGCCAGCGTGGAGAACCTTTCCACTGCCACCGCCCAGCATACGGTGCCAGCATCCAGCGGCGGCTTCCCGACCGCTATCCGTTACGGCACGCGGCATACGACGGGGGGCCGCAGTAGCACCACGACCTCGAACAACTTCTACACGCTGGGCTTTAGTTTGCGAACGACAGCAAGACCACCGAAAGCCGTCGGTTCGAAGCAATCGGGCCACAAACTGCATCACGCACAATCAGCCGAGGACCTGCCAGCATCGTTCGCTGGGGAGCGTACGACTACCACGTCACCGTTGCACCATCGTTCCGGCACTGTCGGCGGTATGGTGGAGCCACCGTCTGCAGTCTCTGGACCCACCGTGGGCTCTACGTCCGGGGCTTTCTAG